A genomic stretch from Methanomassiliicoccales archaeon includes:
- a CDS encoding glycosyltransferase, with protein sequence MICGRPLIGAASGGTPKLIENGKNEFLYSPGSSDQLASFIEFLHDNPHKCKEMGLNAREFAVKSFSRDRFISSMREIADDLSLIS encoded by the coding sequence ATGATATGCGGAAGACCCCTCATCGGTGCTGCATCTGGAGGGACTCCTAAACTCATAGAGAATGGAAAGAATGAATTTCTTTATTCTCCAGGCAGTTCTGATCAGTTGGCTTCGTTCATTGAATTTCTACACGATAACCCTCACAAATGCAAGGAAATGGGTCTCAATGCGAGGGAATTCGCAGTTAAGAGCTTTTCAAGGGATAGATTCATCTCCAGTATGAGGGAGATCGCAGATGATCTCTCACTTATCAGCTAG
- a CDS encoding glycosyltransferase — protein MDAIKVLVRKGFDVKLAIVGVWDEKYKCHLEELVSTSNLKDRITFTGYVENPTSLIQNSDVLLICS, from the coding sequence ATTGACGCGATTAAAGTCCTCGTAAGAAAAGGCTTTGACGTCAAACTGGCAATAGTTGGAGTGTGGGATGAGAAATATAAATGCCATTTGGAGGAGTTGGTTTCGACAAGCAATCTCAAGGATCGCATAACTTTCACGGGTTATGTTGAAAACCCAACCTCTTTGATCCAGAACTCTGATGTACTCCTCATATGCTCCTGA